In Onychostoma macrolepis isolate SWU-2019 chromosome 14, ASM1243209v1, whole genome shotgun sequence, a single window of DNA contains:
- the enpp6 gene encoding LOW QUALITY PROTEIN: glycerophosphocholine cholinephosphodiesterase ENPP6 (The sequence of the model RefSeq protein was modified relative to this genomic sequence to represent the inferred CDS: inserted 2 bases in 1 codon): MTRAALNILTVIILLLSRCCDANRKLLVFLIDGFRYDYMDDLQNLAGFREIVENGVKVDYLTPDFPSLSYPNYYSLMTGRHCEVHQMTGNYMWDKDSMKEFLIGTNPDSRLPMWWDGSEPLWVTMQKLGKRVYMYYWPGCEVTIHGVRPTFCEEYVYNPSEKNLVDSMESALNMLKSDKADMAGIYYEKIDVEGHHFGPHSPEIQRAIRSLDQAFQTLSQKIKEKNMRDINVVLFSDHGMTDLQWMEKVIELDNYIDMTHIIKMMDRGPVVNLWPKQDKFEEIYQNLSTVDNMNVYKKQEIPDRFHYKNGRFVSTLTLVAEPGWFITENKAKLPFWKNGTEEAEGWQHGWHGYDNEFMDMRGXLLAQGPDFKTNFHAGPIRTVDVYNVLCKTLGIEPLPNNGSWSRVECMMRSSAGAVRAALIYSCLLPLLLLLLMLV; encoded by the exons ATGACTCGAGCCGCGCTGAACATCCTCACcgttattattctgcttctgtCCCGATGCTGCGATGCAAACCGCAAACTCCTGGTGTTCCTGATCGATGGCTTCCGTTATGATTACATGGACGATTTACAAAACTTGGCTGGATTTCGAGAAATCGTGGAAAACGGAGTTAAAGTGGATTACCTGACTCCAGATTTCCCCAGTCTGTCCTATCCCAACTATTACTCTCTAATGACAG GACGCCACTGCGAGGTGCACCAGATGACTGGAAATTACATGTGGGATAAAGACTCCATGAAAGAGTTCCTGATTGGAACTAATCCGGACAGCCGTTTGCCCATGTGGTGGGATGGATCAGAGCCGCTGTGGGTCACCATGCAGAAACTAGGGAAGAGAGTCTACATGTACTACTGGCCAG GTTGTGAAGTGACGATTCATGGAGTCAGACCTACATTCTGTGAGGAATATGTGTACAACCCTTCAGAGAAGAACCTGGTCGACTCCATGGAGAGCGCTCTAAATATGTTAAA AAGCGATAAAGCAGACATGGCTGGTATTTATTACGAGAAGATTGATGTGGAAGGGCATCACTTTGGGCCACATTCTCCGGAAATACAGCGCGCCATTCGCTCACTGGACCAGGCTTTCCAGACCCTCAGCCAGAAAATCAAG gagAAAAATATGAGAGATATAAACGTGGTCCTGTTCTCTGATCACGGCATGACGGACCTGCAGTGGATGGAGAAAGTCATTGAACTGGACAACTACATTGACATGACGCACATCATTAAAATGATGGACAGGGGGCCGGTGGTCAATCTGTGGCCCAAACAGGACAAGTTTGAAGAG ATCTATCAAAACCTGAGCACAGTGGACAACATgaatgtttataagaaacaagaGATCCCAGACCGCTTTCATTACAAGAACGGGAGGTTCGTCTCGACGCTGACGCTTGTTGCAGAGCCTGGATGGTTTATCACAGAG AATAAAGCCAAACTGCCCTTCTGGAAAAACGGCACGGAGGAGGCAGAGGGCTGGCAACATGGATGGCACGGTTATGATAATGAGTTTATGGATATGAGGGG TCTTTTGGCACAGGGACCAG aCTTCAAGACAAACTTCCACGCCGGTCCCATCCGAACAGTAGATGTGTATAATGTTTTGTGCAAGACGCTGGGGATTGAACCCCTGCCCAACAATGGCTCGTGGTCTCGTGTGGAGTGTATGATGAGGAGCTCGGCTGGCGCTGTACGAGCCGCTCTGATCTACAGCTGCCTGCTGCcgctgctgctgttgctgctgaTGCTCGTCTAG